From the Peromyscus leucopus breed LL Stock chromosome 8b, UCI_PerLeu_2.1, whole genome shotgun sequence genome, one window contains:
- the Hbq1 gene encoding hemoglobin subunit theta-1: MALSQSDRALVLALWKKMSSNVGIYATEALERTFVAFPSTKTYFPHMDLSPGSSQVKAHGQKVAGALTLAAHHLDDLPGSLSALSDLHAHKLRVEPANFQFFNHCLLVTLARHYPGDFSPKMHASLDKFLGLVTSALVSKYR, translated from the exons ATGGCTCTGTCCCAGAGCGACCGTGCGCTGGTTCTCGCGCTATGGAAGAAGATGAGCAGCAACGTTGGAATCTACGCGACCGAGGCCTTGGAGAG GACCTTCGTGGCTTTCCCCTCCACCAAAACCTACTTCCCGCACATGGACCTGAGTCCCGGCTCTAGCCAGGTTAAAGCCCATGGCCAAAAGGTGGCCGGTGCACTGACTCTCGCTGCCCACCACCTGGACGACCTGCCTGGTTCTCTGTCAGCTCTCAGCGATCTGCATGCTCACAAGCTCCGTGTGGAACCCGCTAACTTTCAG ttCTTCAACCACTGTCTGCTGGTGACTCTTGCCCGGCATTATCCTGGAGACTTCAGCCCAAAGATGCACGCCTCTCTGGACAAGTTTCTGGGCCTTGTGACTTCGGCACTGGTCTCCAAATATCGCTGA
- the LOC114709502 gene encoding hemoglobin subunit alpha has translation MVLSAEDKANVKTAWSKIGGHGAEYGAEALERMFGSFPTTKTYFPHFDVSHGSAQVKAHGEKVAAALATAASHLDDLPGALSALSDLHAHKLRVDPVNFKLLSHCLLVTLAAHHPADFTPAVHASLDKFLASVSTVLTSKYR, from the exons ATGGTGCTCTCTGCGGAGGACAAGGCCAACGTCAAGACTGCCTGGAGCAAGATTGGCGGCCACGGTGCTGAATATGGCGCGGAGGCTCTAGAGAG GATGTTCGGTAGCTTCCCCACCACCAAGACCTACTTCCCTCACTTTGATGTGAGTCACGGCTCTGCCCAGGTCAAGGCCCACGGCGAGAAGGTCGCCGCCGCCCTGGCCACCGCAGCTAGCCACCTGGATGACCTGCCCGGTGCCCTGTCTGCTCTGAGCGACCTGCACGCTCACAAGCTGCGTGTGGACCCTGTCAACTTCAAG ctCCTGAGCCACTGCCTGCTGGTGACCCTGGCCGCCCACCACCCTGCTGATTTCACCCCCGCGGTGCATGCTTCTCTGGACAAATTCCTTGCCTCTGTGAGCACCGTGCTGACCTCCAAGTACCGTTAA